Proteins found in one Zea mays cultivar B73 chromosome 1, Zm-B73-REFERENCE-NAM-5.0, whole genome shotgun sequence genomic segment:
- the LOC100285131 gene encoding uncharacterized protein LOC100285131, with translation MGSKPGEAPTWADQWASGEGDGSIANGKAAGKRTVAGNVKAAASEGLVKAKAAALVGAHKLKTGTSSGIKWVREQYQKKRTSSK, from the coding sequence ATGGGTTCCAAGCCGGGTGAGGCGCCAACCTGGGCGGACCAGTGGGCCTCTGGCGAGGGCGACGGGAGCATCGCGAACGGCAAGGCGGCCGGTAAGAGGACGGTGGCCGGCAACGTGAAGGCGGCGGCGTCGGAGGGACTCGTCAAGGCCAAGGCGGCGGCGCTGGTCGGAGCGCACAAGCTCAAGACCGGGACGAGCTCGGGCATCAAGTGGGTCAGGGAGCAGTACCAGAAGAAGAGGACGTCGTCCAAGTGA
- the LOC103645425 gene encoding glutathione S-transferase T3-like produces MGTDWNQVMAQYGTYLSEDDGTQFQNTAFAPPPEIPAQGSPAPPPVKKAPQRTKLANFTSEEDMRVCQAWLAVSCDPIVNTGQKRQGFWNRITEAYNSRRGSMPERSTKSLMSRWDSIKTQCSTFAGYMMAVLRQNPSGMTDADKTSLAATRFAAVEKKPFHFLHCWSILKDQPKWMDQHMGNQNPPPNPIGTQSNTIDLDAGEDSAPSSFTSKRPLGRDSAKEKAKKQRSENTSSTDSEYLTRMGQLSLERLSVYKLVASTKEKKLEFMKKQERQKLILERKKLNLEKMKMERQKVKEEMEQEVLILSMDLTKCNPLLRQYYEAKQQEILARVTGSSSSSK; encoded by the exons ATGGGTACGGACTGGAACCAAGTTATGGCACAATATGGAACTTACCTATCCGAGGATGATGGCACTCAGTTTCAGAACACTGCATTTGCTCCTCCGCCTGAGATACCAGCCCAGGGCTCACCAGCACCACCTCCAGTGAAGAAGGCTCCTCAACGCACAAAGCTAGCAAATTTCACGTCTGAAGAGGATATGAGGGTTTGTCAAGCTTGGTTGGCTGTGAGTTGTGATCCCATTGTCAACACTGGTCAGAAGCGTCAAGGATTTTGGAATCGGATTACAGAGGCATACAACTCTCGCAGAGGATCAATGCCAGAGAGGTCTACAAAATCTCTCATGAGCAGGTGGGACAGTATCAAAACTCAATGTTCTACATTTGCTGGATACATGATGGCTGTGCTTCGACAAAACCCAAGTGGCATGACTGATGCAGATAAG ACATCTCTTGCGGCTACTCGGTTTGCTGCTGTTGAAAAGAAGCCCTTCCATTTCTTACATTGTTGGTCCATATTGAAGGATCAACCAAAATGGATGGACCAGCACATGGGTAACCAAAATCCTCCACCCAACCCAATTGGTACCCAATCAAATACTATTGACTTAGATGCTGGTGAAGACTCAGCTCCATCAAGTTTTACTTCGAAGAGACCGCTTGGTCGTGATTCAGCCaaggaaaaggcaaagaagcaAAGATCAGAGAACACATCATCCACTGATTCGGAGTACCTAACACGGATGGGTCAGCTTTCTTTGGAACGGTTATCTGTGTACAAATTAGTAGCTTCAACTAAGGAGAAGAAGTTGGAGTTCATGAAGAAACAAGAGAGGCAGAAACTGATATTGGAGAGGAAGAAGCTTAATTTAGAGAAGATGAAGATGGAACGACAAAAGGTGAAGGAGGAGATGGAACAGGAGGTTCTCATATTGAGCATGGATTTGACAAAATGTAACCCCCTCCTTCGACAGTACTACGAGGCGAAACAACAGGAGATTCTGGCAAGGGTTACTGGAAGCTCGTCGTCAAGCAAGTGA